The nucleotide window AGGGGTCGAACTCGTCCGGGCGTTTTCCCGCGTCGGCGATCTTCAAGTGCGCAGTCGGATCGCAATGCTCGTCAAGTCTCTCGGCGAGCACGATTGGTAATGTAGCAAATTCGCCCGTGGTAATATGAAGGCACAGTGTTTTGGGGCCGAAAGGAGCCGGGCACAAGCGAGACAAACATAACGATCGTCATCGCCAGACCCACGCGGGGCGCTCGTCCAGCGCTTATGGTGATACCAGCGGCTCCAGACTAGGCACGCAGCTATCCAAGGCCCCCGAGCGTGCCTGAGTGGCGGCGGTCAACATTGAGCGCGGCAATCGTCGGTCGGTTGATCAATCGCACCGTCGGTGAAGGCCAGAAGTCGGTCAACGATCGCGCTGGGCATGGGGCTATCCCCGTCGTCAAAGCCTCACCGTTCGCGCAGCAGCAGGGAATCCATTGGCTTTTGTCGGTTAACTTCGAGCCGCACCAGTATGGGCGAGTTCAATAACCATGAGCCGCGCACGACGTCGGGCACTAGAAATCAACCATACGTGAAGTCGCAGTTTGACGCTTGCGTTGAATCTGTAGTAACCCAAAATCATATGAGGCTCAGGGAGGAACTACAGATGGCTGATGAGAGTAAGGCGGGACCGTTCGCTACGATTGAGGCGAATGCGGGAACTAAAAGCCCCACTGCTAAAAAGCGGAGGTCGCCACGACTGCAGAAGGCGGCTGCCGAACAAGTTCGTGATTCCAAAGGGACGGCTGCTAAGCCCAGGAGGTATAGCGATCAAGAAAAAAACGATAAGCTCAAGCTAATCGAGACGCAAGTCGCCGAACGCAAGAGCACCCTCAAGGACGCCATCAAGAGCGCCGGCATATCGGAGCAGACCTATTATCAGTGGAAACGGGCAGCAAAGCCCGTTGATCAAAAGGACGACAAAACTCGTCCGGCCGGAGATGAGTTGGCAGATCTCGTTCAACTCGAAAAGGAAAACTCGAGGCTTCGTCAACTCCTGGCCGACAAGTTGCGTGCGGAGAATGCTGAGCTGCGTAAGCGGCTCGGGCTGGACTGAAACCACATGGGGAGTCCGCTGGGAACGCAATTTTGCTCATTGGCGCGGTCGGCTCGCGAAAAAAACACGCAAGCTGCTGCATTGCCAATGCGCTCATTGACTGCCGCCAGTTGAATTGACGAGTGACGAGCAGTATTTGTCCAGAAGCGGTGGCGCCGATCGGCGTTGGCCGTTGATGGTTTCTTGCGGTTGAGACATATGAAAACACCACGGAGCTTCATTGTTGAATTCAAGCCCGGGCGGCGGCAGCCAAAGG belongs to Sinorhizobium garamanticum and includes:
- a CDS encoding transposase, which encodes MADESKAGPFATIEANAGTKSPTAKKRRSPRLQKAAAEQVRDSKGTAAKPRRYSDQEKNDKLKLIETQVAERKSTLKDAIKSAGISEQTYYQWKRAAKPVDQKDDKTRPAGDELADLVQLEKENSRLRQLLADKLRAENAELRKRLGLD